One genomic segment of Rivularia sp. PCC 7116 includes these proteins:
- the hflX gene encoding GTPase HflX: MPIETIFGNLQGLKHSQQKQLQRLYHQRIPGDSFTTPEFAQRLAAISSEINQPVCAYLNRRGQVIRVGVGTPRKTQIPLTELPRYGAERLSGIRCIATQLKPEYPSDGALTAMALQRLDALVVLNITATGFQRRGGGATGYVKEAYLAHLAPEDTRTLIASQNPQLETSDYSSPSWSVSPPMSLDALSKQDFLDLVEGLEEEFQREFVGKEVDSDRDRVVIVGVVTQKDTPQQFQDTLKELGRLVDTAGGEVLQMMRQKRSRIHPQTVVGEGKVQEIALSVQTLGANLVVFDRDLSPAQVRNLEAQIGVRVVDRTEVILDIFAQRARSGAGKLQVELAQLEYMLPRLTGRGQAMSRLGGGIGTRGPGETKLETERRAISRRITRLQKEVNQLQAHRERLRQRRQHREIPTIAIVGYTNAGKSTLLNALTNASVYTADQLFATLDPTTRRLVVPHAVTNEAQEILVTDTVGFIHELPEALMDAFRATLEEVTEADALVHLVDLSHPAWLSHIRSVRDILAQMPVTPGPGLVVFNKIDRANSETLALAREEYPMAVFISAYERLGLETLRERLAQLIQYATASG, encoded by the coding sequence ATGCCTATAGAAACTATCTTTGGTAATCTCCAGGGTCTGAAACACAGTCAGCAAAAGCAACTACAGCGACTGTATCACCAGCGCATACCGGGCGATAGTTTTACAACTCCCGAATTTGCCCAGCGTCTGGCGGCAATTAGTAGTGAAATAAATCAGCCAGTGTGTGCCTATCTCAACCGTCGCGGACAAGTGATTCGGGTTGGGGTAGGCACTCCACGTAAGACCCAAATACCGCTGACAGAACTACCGCGTTACGGTGCCGAACGACTTAGCGGTATTCGATGTATAGCAACTCAACTAAAGCCAGAATACCCTTCTGACGGTGCTTTGACTGCTATGGCACTGCAAAGATTAGATGCTTTGGTTGTACTTAATATCACAGCAACGGGATTTCAACGTCGGGGTGGTGGCGCGACTGGGTATGTTAAGGAAGCTTATTTAGCACACTTAGCACCCGAAGATACCCGTACCCTAATTGCCAGCCAGAATCCCCAATTAGAAACTAGCGATTATTCTTCCCCTAGTTGGAGTGTTTCGCCACCAATGAGTCTGGATGCCCTGAGCAAACAAGACTTTTTGGATTTAGTAGAAGGGCTTGAAGAAGAATTTCAGCGAGAATTTGTAGGTAAGGAAGTTGATAGCGACCGAGATAGAGTTGTTATCGTCGGAGTTGTGACCCAAAAAGACACTCCTCAACAGTTCCAAGATACTTTAAAAGAATTGGGGCGGTTAGTAGATACTGCTGGGGGAGAGGTTTTGCAGATGATGCGACAAAAGCGATCGCGAATTCATCCCCAAACAGTAGTTGGCGAAGGAAAAGTACAAGAAATTGCTTTAAGCGTTCAAACATTAGGAGCAAATCTTGTAGTTTTTGACCGCGACTTATCTCCAGCCCAAGTTCGTAACTTAGAAGCTCAAATAGGGGTTCGGGTAGTCGATCGTACTGAAGTCATTTTGGACATTTTTGCTCAACGTGCCCGTTCGGGTGCTGGTAAGCTGCAAGTCGAACTGGCGCAATTGGAGTATATGTTACCGCGGCTAACTGGTAGAGGTCAGGCAATGTCCCGACTTGGAGGTGGTATCGGTACAAGAGGTCCCGGTGAAACCAAGCTAGAAACCGAACGTCGTGCTATTTCTCGACGTATTACTCGCTTACAAAAAGAAGTCAATCAGTTACAAGCCCATCGAGAAAGGTTAAGACAGCGTCGGCAACATAGAGAAATACCTACTATCGCCATTGTCGGCTATACCAATGCAGGAAAATCGACTTTACTTAATGCTTTAACTAATGCTTCTGTCTACACCGCAGACCAATTATTTGCGACTCTAGATCCTACAACGCGACGCTTGGTAGTTCCCCATGCTGTCACAAACGAAGCTCAAGAAATTCTAGTGACAGATACAGTAGGATTTATCCACGAATTACCAGAAGCTCTAATGGATGCCTTTCGAGCTACTTTGGAAGAAGTGACCGAAGCTGATGCCTTAGTGCATTTAGTCGATTTATCTCATCCTGCTTGGCTAAGTCATATACGTTCTGTCAGAGATATATTAGCGCAAATGCCTGTAACGCCAGGACCTGGACTGGTGGTTTTCAATAAAATTGATCGAGCTAATAGCGAAACTTTAGCTTTAGCTAGAGAAGAATACCCAATGGCTGTGTTTATTTCTGCATACGAGCGTCTTGGTTTAGAAACTTTGAGAGAACGTTTAGCCCAGTTAATACAATACGCGACTGCATCTGGATAA
- a CDS encoding cell division protein FtsQ/DivIB, with amino-acid sequence MPEILSVSSTDLEVRREKLRRNRQIQIISAIWRSFAITGLAVGLLWFLIQPIWVLKSQKDITVSGNHLLSDEAIQSKIKLSYPKSLWRVEPSSLSASLKQQPGITRASVTRRVFPPGLKVEVSEIIPVAITQTPGSVNSNAKKPIRGLVDINGAWVSLENYKSIREDELPLLELIGELKQCRPFWKQLYQAVSKSSVAVMQVDCRDPNNIILRTELGLVHIGNPASKLPEKIKLLAKIRRLPAQVNMNQIEFIDLSNTETILVQMNHKTVQINSQNN; translated from the coding sequence ATGCCGGAAATATTATCAGTTTCCTCCACCGACTTAGAAGTACGTCGCGAAAAACTACGCCGTAACAGACAAATACAAATTATTAGTGCGATTTGGCGTAGCTTCGCCATTACAGGGCTGGCGGTTGGTTTGCTGTGGTTTTTGATTCAACCAATATGGGTACTCAAAAGCCAGAAAGATATTACTGTTTCCGGAAATCATTTGCTTTCTGATGAAGCGATACAGTCAAAAATAAAATTATCTTATCCCAAGTCTTTGTGGCGGGTTGAACCAAGTAGTTTGAGCGCCTCTTTAAAGCAGCAACCAGGTATTACACGAGCATCCGTAACTCGCAGGGTGTTTCCACCGGGATTAAAAGTTGAGGTATCTGAAATCATCCCAGTGGCAATTACTCAAACTCCTGGCAGTGTTAATTCTAATGCTAAAAAACCAATTCGTGGATTAGTGGACATAAATGGTGCTTGGGTGTCCTTAGAAAACTACAAATCAATTCGAGAAGATGAATTACCACTACTAGAACTAATTGGTGAATTAAAACAGTGCCGTCCTTTTTGGAAACAGCTTTATCAAGCAGTAAGCAAAAGTTCAGTTGCTGTGATGCAAGTTGATTGCCGAGACCCAAATAATATAATTTTAAGAACAGAATTAGGTTTGGTGCATATTGGAAATCCTGCATCTAAGTTACCTGAAAAGATTAAACTATTAGCAAAAATCCGTCGTTTACCAGCACAAGTAAATATGAATCAAATTGAGTTTATAGATTTATCTAATACAGAGACTATATTGGTACAGATGAACCATAAAACAGTGCAAATTAATTCTCAAAATAATTAA
- a CDS encoding response regulator, which produces MKILLVNDDGQFTKKLKANLTKHRYVVDTAVDGQEGWEFVEAQEYDLIVLDVMLPKLDGITFCSRLRAKGLQVLVMFLTSRAASEDKIKGLDAGADDYVVKPVPLPELTARIRALLRRKQATVSTVLEWGNLTLEARTGEVKYADVALNLTKKEYSLLELFMQDAQKIYSQNSILNQLWTFEDEPPTRDAIRTLIKRLRQKLKAAKAPDLIETVFGVGYRLNPAFEEIPSADSNLLLNKKLPEFGVSSTSEKTDKQTQTSPNAIESDRSPIRLLIVDEDKEFIDTLVELATTRGWQTAIAPNAKLATESLQRIRPDIILLNISIDKRKDEFTFLEEMSLEQPLIPLLVFTSEEFSADRVALARRKSQGFFHKPISSNRVFEVITQSLKPVKKIEAKVMVVDDDRMILSLVRTLLEPWGIKVDILNDSLQFWDRLESVKPDLLILDVQMPNVDGIELCQLLRNDSRWAWLPIIFLTGQRDTETIQQVFSAGADDFINKPVIAPELITRIFNRLERNRLLREQAEINSITGLPNRQRATQDLERLLHLAKQYQQYFCLSILKIDDLNQVNRNYGHGLGDKILRRLASLLQKELRTEDIVSSWNGGEFLVGMYGINRGYGVEWLAEVLEIFRSTEFEFSQDSFPITFSAGVTQFPEDGTDIHMLYQSAASTMEKARDMGGNRILASNWKPLKSSQSLLYKDVILLHQNSEFASSIMDALLTRSYHVDWLKDGKSALEILAKTSSSLHGKVILLEENLPVFDGLEILKQLRANKVIQHSKVVWLSTTISQVEKALSWGCLDYINIPCNISSFMYRLRHLLER; this is translated from the coding sequence ATGAAAATCCTGCTTGTAAATGATGATGGGCAATTTACAAAGAAACTAAAAGCTAATTTAACTAAGCATCGATACGTTGTGGATACTGCAGTCGATGGACAAGAAGGCTGGGAATTTGTTGAAGCACAGGAATATGATTTGATTGTGCTCGATGTAATGCTGCCCAAGCTTGATGGGATTACTTTTTGCAGTCGCTTACGTGCAAAAGGCTTGCAGGTTTTGGTGATGTTTTTAACTTCAAGAGCAGCTAGTGAAGATAAAATTAAAGGTTTGGATGCCGGTGCTGATGATTATGTAGTTAAGCCAGTACCTTTACCAGAGCTAACAGCTAGAATTCGAGCTTTGCTGCGCCGAAAGCAGGCAACGGTATCGACAGTATTAGAGTGGGGAAACCTTACCTTAGAAGCTAGAACTGGAGAAGTCAAATATGCTGATGTTGCTTTAAATTTGACGAAGAAAGAATATTCTTTGTTAGAGCTGTTTATGCAAGATGCACAGAAAATATACAGCCAGAACAGTATTTTAAATCAGCTATGGACTTTTGAAGACGAACCGCCAACCCGAGATGCAATCAGAACGTTAATTAAAAGGCTGCGACAAAAGTTAAAGGCTGCCAAAGCCCCAGATTTAATTGAAACGGTTTTTGGAGTGGGGTATCGTTTGAATCCTGCTTTCGAGGAAATACCTTCAGCTGATAGTAATTTATTATTAAATAAGAAACTGCCCGAGTTTGGTGTTTCTTCTACTTCCGAGAAAACCGATAAGCAAACACAAACTTCACCAAATGCAATTGAATCGGATAGATCGCCAATTCGTTTATTGATTGTAGATGAAGATAAAGAATTTATTGATACTTTAGTCGAATTGGCAACTACACGAGGGTGGCAAACAGCGATCGCACCGAATGCAAAACTGGCAACAGAGTCGCTACAAAGAATTCGTCCAGATATTATTTTACTCAATATATCTATTGATAAAAGAAAAGACGAATTCACTTTTCTAGAAGAAATGTCACTAGAGCAACCATTGATTCCCTTACTTGTGTTTACTTCTGAAGAATTCTCAGCAGATAGAGTTGCACTTGCTCGTCGTAAAAGTCAAGGCTTTTTTCACAAGCCTATTTCTTCAAATCGCGTTTTTGAAGTAATCACTCAAAGCTTGAAACCTGTCAAGAAAATCGAAGCTAAAGTAATGGTGGTTGATGACGATCGCATGATTCTAAGTCTTGTGCGAACATTGCTTGAACCTTGGGGGATAAAAGTTGATATTCTTAATGATTCTTTGCAATTTTGGGATCGTCTCGAATCAGTAAAGCCCGATTTACTTATATTAGACGTGCAAATGCCAAATGTTGATGGCATTGAATTATGCCAACTATTACGCAATGACTCCCGATGGGCTTGGCTTCCAATCATATTTCTTACCGGGCAGCGAGATACTGAAACGATTCAACAGGTATTTTCAGCTGGCGCAGATGATTTTATTAATAAACCGGTTATTGCTCCCGAACTAATTACACGTATTTTCAACCGTTTAGAACGTAATCGTTTACTACGAGAACAAGCAGAGATTAATTCCATTACTGGTTTGCCAAATCGCCAACGTGCTACCCAAGATTTAGAAAGGTTGCTACATTTAGCAAAACAATATCAGCAGTATTTTTGCTTATCAATACTCAAAATAGATGATTTAAACCAAGTCAACCGTAATTACGGACATGGACTTGGCGATAAAATTTTACGTCGTTTAGCTTCTTTATTGCAAAAAGAATTACGAACAGAAGATATTGTATCTTCTTGGAATGGTGGAGAGTTTTTAGTTGGTATGTACGGTATCAATCGTGGTTATGGAGTTGAATGGCTAGCAGAAGTATTAGAAATCTTCCGCTCAACGGAATTTGAATTTTCTCAAGATTCTTTTCCTATCACTTTCAGCGCTGGTGTTACTCAGTTCCCTGAAGATGGAACTGATATCCATATGCTTTATCAAAGCGCTGCTTCCACAATGGAAAAAGCAAGGGATATGGGTGGAAATCGTATTTTAGCTTCTAACTGGAAACCGCTGAAATCTTCTCAATCGCTTCTGTATAAAGATGTAATTTTATTACACCAGAATTCAGAATTTGCTAGCTCGATTATGGATGCGCTATTAACCAGAAGCTATCACGTTGATTGGCTAAAAGACGGAAAATCAGCACTAGAAATATTGGCAAAAACTAGTTCCTCGCTACATGGAAAAGTTATTTTGCTAGAAGAAAATTTACCAGTTTTTGATGGCTTAGAAATTCTCAAGCAGTTGAGAGCAAATAAAGTTATTCAACACTCTAAAGTTGTATGGCTATCTACAACCATAAGCCAAGTAGAAAAAGCTCTTAGCTGGGGATGTTTAGATTATATTAATATTCCTTGCAATATTTCATCATTTATGTATCGTCTGCGCCATCTTTTAGAAAGATGA
- the ftsZ gene encoding cell division protein FtsZ translates to MTLDNNQGLTYKNSQSPGQQGISLAGISTNNPFGHSGLSLGQNGDNNHSPDENPVGDIIPGRVANIKVIGVGGGGGNAVNRMIASDLSGVEFWSINTDAQALTMAAAPCRLQIGQKLTRGLGAGGNPAIGQKAAEESRDEIATALEGADLVFITAGMGGGTGTGAASVVAEVAKEMGALTVGVVTRPFVFEGRRRTTQAEQGVEALKSRVDTLIIIPNNKLLEVIPEQTPVQEAFRYADDVLRQGVQGISDIITIPGLVNVDFADVRAVMADAGSALMGIGIGSGKSRSREAAIAAISSPLLECSIEGARGVVFNITGGSDLTLHEVNAAAEAIYEVVDPNANIIFGAVIDDRLEGEVRITVIATGFTGEIQERQQQSATPNNRVVTPQTPQQRRQMPQPSSTGANSPKQPQAEPKQKPGLEIPPFLQKRRNPNN, encoded by the coding sequence ATGACACTTGATAATAACCAAGGGCTTACTTATAAAAACTCGCAGTCTCCCGGACAGCAAGGAATCTCGCTAGCAGGAATCAGTACCAATAACCCTTTTGGTCATTCTGGGCTCAGTTTGGGTCAAAACGGCGATAATAACCATTCTCCTGATGAAAACCCTGTTGGGGATATTATTCCTGGCAGAGTCGCCAATATTAAAGTAATTGGTGTCGGTGGTGGTGGCGGGAATGCCGTCAACCGGATGATTGCTTCGGATTTGAGTGGAGTCGAATTTTGGTCAATTAACACCGATGCTCAAGCTTTAACGATGGCTGCGGCTCCTTGTCGCTTGCAAATCGGACAAAAGCTAACGCGCGGTTTGGGTGCAGGTGGTAATCCTGCCATCGGTCAAAAAGCAGCAGAAGAATCGAGAGATGAAATTGCTACGGCTTTAGAAGGAGCCGATTTAGTATTTATTACTGCTGGGATGGGAGGCGGTACCGGTACAGGTGCGGCATCGGTTGTTGCTGAAGTCGCCAAAGAAATGGGTGCCTTAACAGTCGGTGTAGTTACTCGTCCGTTCGTATTTGAAGGTCGCCGCCGGACTACTCAAGCAGAGCAAGGCGTTGAAGCTTTGAAAAGCCGTGTAGATACTTTAATAATCATTCCCAATAATAAACTTTTGGAAGTGATTCCCGAGCAAACACCCGTACAAGAAGCTTTCCGTTATGCAGATGATGTATTGCGCCAAGGTGTACAAGGCATATCCGATATCATTACAATTCCGGGTTTAGTTAACGTTGACTTTGCCGACGTGCGAGCCGTGATGGCAGATGCTGGTTCTGCTTTGATGGGAATTGGTATTGGTTCTGGCAAGTCCCGTTCTCGGGAAGCCGCAATCGCCGCAATTTCTTCGCCTTTACTAGAATGTTCTATTGAAGGTGCTAGGGGTGTTGTATTCAATATCACTGGTGGTAGCGATTTGACTTTACATGAAGTGAATGCAGCCGCAGAAGCAATTTATGAAGTTGTAGATCCCAATGCCAATATTATTTTTGGGGCAGTGATTGATGACAGGCTGGAAGGAGAAGTGAGAATTACCGTAATTGCTACCGGCTTTACTGGTGAAATTCAAGAAAGGCAACAGCAAAGTGCAACTCCTAACAATCGAGTGGTTACTCCCCAAACACCACAGCAACGGCGACAGATGCCACAACCATCATCAACAGGTGCTAATTCTCCCAAACAACCCCAAGCCGAACCAAAACAAAAACCCGGATTGGAGATTCCTCCATTTCTGCAAAAACGCCGTAATCCCAATAACTAG
- the gshB gene encoding glutathione synthase, translating into MKLAFIIDPIQNLDPSHDTSVAMMEAACILGHEVWITQAGELSIVDSNAWAHLQRVEIIPVELTDAGYKAANPWYELGEKINCSLETMDAVFMRTDPPVNDIYLYATYILDYIDQSKTLVVNTPKGIRDANEKMYALQFTEAIPETIVSADKNLIRQFVENKEAAVLKPLGNKAGEGILFLEKGDRNFNSIVELSTLRGKVPVMLQTFLPEAKQGDKRIIIIDGEPVGALNRLSAPGEFRNNMAAGGTVARTEITSREREICTQLASTLRKDGLIFVGIDVIGGYLTEVNVTSPTGIREIDRFSNTNLGKKFIQWVEEAVKNSTQ; encoded by the coding sequence GTGAAACTGGCTTTTATTATCGATCCCATCCAGAATTTAGACCCATCTCATGATACTAGCGTTGCCATGATGGAAGCAGCATGTATTTTGGGTCATGAAGTTTGGATAACTCAAGCTGGGGAGCTAAGTATCGTAGATAGTAATGCTTGGGCACATCTCCAACGAGTAGAAATCATTCCGGTTGAGTTAACTGACGCGGGCTACAAAGCTGCAAATCCTTGGTACGAATTAGGCGAGAAAATTAATTGCAGCTTGGAAACTATGGATGCCGTGTTTATGCGGACAGATCCACCAGTCAATGACATTTATCTTTACGCCACCTATATTTTGGACTATATCGACCAAAGTAAAACTTTGGTTGTTAATACTCCTAAAGGTATCCGAGATGCTAATGAAAAAATGTATGCACTCCAGTTTACCGAAGCTATTCCAGAAACCATTGTGAGTGCCGATAAAAATTTAATTCGACAGTTTGTAGAAAATAAAGAAGCTGCGGTTCTCAAACCACTGGGGAACAAGGCAGGAGAAGGAATTTTATTTTTAGAAAAGGGCGATCGCAATTTTAATTCGATAGTGGAACTTAGTACTCTACGAGGAAAAGTACCAGTAATGCTACAAACCTTCTTACCGGAAGCCAAGCAAGGAGACAAACGAATTATCATCATCGACGGCGAACCAGTCGGAGCGCTTAATCGTCTTTCTGCTCCCGGAGAATTCCGTAACAATATGGCTGCTGGGGGCACGGTTGCCAGGACTGAAATTACTTCTAGAGAACGAGAAATCTGTACTCAATTAGCTTCCACCCTCAGAAAAGACGGCTTAATTTTCGTAGGTATTGATGTAATTGGCGGGTATCTGACTGAAGTCAACGTTACTAGCCCTACAGGTATTCGCGAAATTGATCGGTTTAGCAATACAAACTTGGGCAAAAAGTTTATTCAGTGGGTAGAAGAAGCGGTAAAAAATTCGACGCAATAA
- a CDS encoding RNA polymerase sigma factor SigF, whose protein sequence is MSTTLLTKELKHEIWQLLREYQQSQSAEVRNKLVKLNFGLVRKEAYYWINQCHESFDDLLQVGCLGLIRAIERFDISKGHAFSSFAIPYIRGEIQHYLRDKGVTVRIPRRWLAIQQQSAGVSRSLREKYNRQPTDSEVAAALSISLEEWQEIKLAWVNRAPLSLDVPVYDGDEGSASLAELVPDHSYRSFQLAQEDQLRLQQALLQLENRTRQVLEFVFLHDLTQKQVAERLGISVVTVSRRVKKGLNSLKHLMVSAED, encoded by the coding sequence ATGTCCACTACCTTACTCACGAAAGAACTGAAGCATGAAATTTGGCAGTTATTGCGAGAATATCAGCAATCTCAGTCAGCCGAAGTTCGTAACAAACTGGTAAAGCTTAATTTTGGACTTGTGAGAAAAGAGGCTTACTACTGGATAAATCAATGCCACGAAAGTTTCGATGACTTACTACAAGTCGGTTGTCTGGGCTTAATTCGTGCTATTGAAAGATTTGATATCTCTAAAGGTCATGCCTTTAGTTCCTTTGCAATTCCATATATTCGCGGTGAAATTCAGCATTACCTCCGAGATAAAGGTGTGACTGTAAGAATACCAAGGCGTTGGCTGGCAATACAGCAGCAGTCGGCAGGAGTTTCTCGTTCTTTGCGAGAAAAATATAATCGTCAGCCTACCGACTCGGAAGTAGCCGCAGCATTGTCTATTTCTCTTGAAGAATGGCAAGAAATTAAATTAGCCTGGGTAAATCGCGCTCCTTTAAGCTTAGATGTACCTGTATACGATGGAGACGAGGGTTCGGCTAGTTTGGCAGAGTTGGTTCCCGATCATAGCTACCGTAGCTTTCAACTCGCACAAGAAGACCAATTACGCTTGCAACAAGCGTTACTTCAGCTAGAAAATCGTACTCGTCAAGTTTTGGAATTTGTATTTTTACACGATTTAACGCAAAAGCAAGTGGCTGAAAGACTTGGTATCAGCGTAGTTACAGTTTCTCGTAGAGTCAAAAAAGGGCTTAATTCCCTCAAACACCTAATGGTTTCAGCAGAGGATTAG
- a CDS encoding ATP-binding protein, with amino-acid sequence MKTKLNLSKFFKACNPSRTLVIGDDSDRKYYIDFSEVRGCKIVEELQRTIVRISPDEPTCQLFTGHIGCGKSTELQRLKAELEQSGFHVVYFESSQDLDMADIDVSDILLSVARQVSASLEEINIKLKPGYFSNLFKEIGEFLQTPIDISAEAEFSLGIAKISAKAKDSPQLRSQLRQYLEPRTNSILQAINEEVLDKATKQLQLRGQKGLVVIIDNLDRVDMRPMPSGRSQPEYLFIDRGEQLRRLKCHVVYTIPLALIFSGEYETLKNRLGGGIAPKVLPMVLVRQRDGDDCKPGMTLLRQLVLARAFPEAAPDIRLRLINEIFDSSETLDRLCRVSGGHIRNLLGLLYSCLQRQDPPFERSCLEAVIKDYRDDLLLAIDDEEWQLLYEVVNQQTVKGESEYQRLLRSMFVFEYRDVKGRWFGISPALSETEKVLSWENSEYKIPATFS; translated from the coding sequence ATGAAAACTAAACTAAATTTGTCAAAGTTTTTTAAAGCCTGTAATCCTAGTAGAACTCTGGTTATAGGCGACGATTCCGATAGAAAGTACTACATAGATTTTTCCGAAGTAAGGGGTTGCAAAATAGTAGAAGAACTGCAACGAACAATTGTCCGTATTTCCCCCGATGAACCTACCTGTCAATTATTTACAGGTCATATTGGCTGCGGTAAGTCAACTGAGCTACAGCGTCTCAAAGCAGAATTAGAACAATCCGGATTTCATGTAGTTTATTTTGAGTCCAGCCAGGATTTGGACATGGCGGATATAGATGTCAGCGATATTTTGTTGAGTGTAGCCCGCCAAGTTAGCGCCAGTTTAGAAGAAATTAACATTAAGTTAAAGCCTGGTTATTTTAGTAATTTATTCAAAGAAATAGGAGAATTTCTGCAAACTCCAATAGATATTTCCGCAGAAGCTGAATTTTCCCTAGGTATTGCCAAAATCAGTGCTAAAGCCAAAGATAGTCCGCAGTTGCGCTCCCAGCTTAGACAATATCTTGAACCTCGTACCAACAGCATTTTGCAAGCGATTAATGAAGAGGTGTTGGACAAAGCTACCAAACAGCTACAGTTGAGGGGACAAAAAGGATTAGTTGTAATTATTGACAACTTGGATAGAGTTGATATGCGCCCGATGCCATCAGGACGATCGCAACCGGAATATTTGTTTATTGACAGGGGCGAACAGTTACGTCGGCTTAAATGTCATGTGGTTTATACAATTCCATTGGCGTTGATTTTTTCTGGTGAATACGAAACGTTGAAAAATCGTTTGGGTGGTGGTATTGCGCCTAAAGTGCTGCCGATGGTGTTGGTACGTCAAAGGGATGGTGACGACTGCAAACCGGGAATGACTCTTTTACGTCAGTTAGTGTTAGCCAGAGCATTTCCAGAAGCTGCACCGGACATCAGGTTGAGATTAATTAATGAAATATTCGATAGTTCGGAAACTTTAGACCGTTTGTGTAGAGTCAGTGGCGGTCATATTCGTAATTTATTGGGATTGCTTTACAGTTGTTTGCAACGGCAAGATCCTCCCTTCGAGCGTTCTTGTTTAGAAGCAGTCATCAAAGATTATCGCGATGATTTACTTCTAGCTATCGATGACGAAGAGTGGCAATTGCTTTATGAAGTTGTGAATCAGCAAACTGTTAAAGGTGAATCTGAATATCAGAGATTGCTGAGAAGTATGTTTGTTTTTGAATATCGAGATGTTAAGGGACGCTGGTTCGGTATTAGTCCGGCACTATCGGAAACTGAAAAAGTCCTCAGTTGGGAAAATTCTGAATACAAGATTCCAGCAACTTTTTCTTAA
- the grxC gene encoding glutaredoxin 3 codes for MATKVEIYTWSTCPFCIRAKSLLKRKGVEFIEYSIDGDEEEREKMAHRGDGRRSVPQIFINDVHIGGCDDIYGLESQGKLEELLA; via the coding sequence ATGGCTACCAAAGTAGAAATTTACACTTGGAGTACTTGCCCGTTTTGTATACGCGCTAAAAGTTTATTGAAGAGGAAGGGGGTTGAATTCATCGAATACAGTATTGATGGTGATGAAGAAGAGCGAGAAAAGATGGCTCACAGAGGCGATGGACGACGTTCTGTGCCGCAAATTTTCATCAATGATGTCCATATTGGTGGTTGCGATGATATTTACGGTTTAGAGTCTCAAGGTAAATTGGAAGAACTATTAGCTTGA
- a CDS encoding photosystem II manganese-stabilizing polypeptide, whose amino-acid sequence MKYRALIAGLMAVLLGLLTACSDGSDMASGDARDLLTYEDIRGTGLANKCPLLSETSRGSIAIDSSQSYQIKELCIEPTAYFVKEEPLNKRQEAEFIGARQLTRKTSSLDQIQGDLKVNQDGSLTFEEKDGFDFQAITVQLPGGEQVPFLFTVKDLVAQTQPDLTSINTSTDFEGDFKVPSYRGATFLDPKGRGVASGYDNAVALPSQADSEELRRANVKRVESGNGHISLNVAKVDSETGEIAGTFVSDQPSDTDLGAGEALDVKVRGLFYARVEPVS is encoded by the coding sequence ATGAAGTATCGCGCTTTAATTGCTGGGTTAATGGCTGTATTGTTGGGCTTATTGACAGCTTGCAGCGACGGTTCGGATATGGCTAGTGGTGATGCTAGAGATTTACTTACCTATGAAGATATTAGAGGTACTGGCTTAGCGAATAAATGTCCTCTGCTTTCTGAAACCAGTCGTGGTTCCATCGCCATCGATTCGAGCCAATCGTACCAAATTAAAGAACTTTGCATTGAACCTACCGCTTACTTTGTTAAAGAAGAACCCCTCAACAAAAGACAAGAAGCAGAATTTATTGGTGCGAGACAGTTGACTCGTAAAACTTCATCTCTCGACCAAATTCAAGGAGATTTGAAAGTTAACCAAGATGGTAGCTTAACTTTTGAAGAGAAAGATGGTTTTGACTTCCAAGCTATTACCGTACAACTTCCCGGTGGAGAACAAGTTCCTTTCTTGTTTACCGTAAAGGACTTAGTTGCTCAAACACAACCCGATTTAACTAGCATTAATACTTCAACTGATTTTGAAGGAGATTTTAAAGTTCCTTCTTATCGTGGTGCAACTTTCTTAGATCCTAAAGGTCGTGGTGTTGCTAGCGGTTACGATAATGCAGTAGCTTTACCTTCTCAAGCAGACAGTGAAGAATTAAGACGCGCTAACGTTAAGCGTGTGGAGAGTGGTAACGGTCATATTTCTTTGAATGTTGCAAAAGTTGATAGTGAGACCGGTGAAATTGCTGGTACTTTTGTCAGCGATCAGCCTTCGGATACTGACTTAGGTGCAGGTGAAGCTCTAGATGTAAAAGTTCGCGGTTTATTCTACGCTCGTGTTGAGCCAGTATCATAA